Below is a genomic region from Puniceicoccaceae bacterium.
AGCCTGAAGGGCGGTTTCCCCAGGCTCAAACTGTCCCTTGGGAATGCCCCAGAAGCCCGCATCCTTCTGGGAAAAGATCGGGCCTCCCGGATGTGCGATGAGCACCTCCAGCTCCTCTTGCAAATTCCAGTGATAGAGCAGCAGTCCTGCACTTTGTCGGGGTATTGCCATGCTATCAGCAAAACACGCCTCACAAGGGTGTCCAAACAAAAGCAACCGATGTTGCGCAAGTGTTGCATTGAGTCACTCAACGCCTTGCTGCAAGATCAGCATCTATGTCAAAATCACGCTGCATTTTCATGGCATCAGACCCCATCGCACTCCCTGCACTGGATTGCGTCTGGAACGACTTCAGCCCCCAAATCGAATGCACGGCGATCTACACACAACCAGACCGCCGCAGAGGTCGCGGCAGGCAACTCACCCTCAATCCGATCAAACAATGGGCACTGGATCGCGATCTACGGGTGATGCAGCCGCAGCGCATGGACCGTGAAGCCATCGCAACGTTTGAGGCGCTGCAATGCGATCTTGTGATCGTGATGGCGTATGGACACCTGCTGCCCAGGCGCATGCTCACAATGGCGCGCCGCGGCTTTGTCAACCTTCATGCCTCATTGCTACCCAAACTGAGGGGGGCAAGCCCGGTTGAAACTGCCATCGTCACCGGGGAATCGCAAACGGGGGTAACGCTGATGCGCATCGCGCCCGAACTGGACTCCGGACCCATTCTCGACGTGGAATCCATTGACATCAAAGAGAATGAGACCGGGGTGTCGCTGCGACAACGCCTGTCCGCAGCCTGCGTTCCCCTGCTTCAACGCTCGCTGCCATCCCTGCTCGACGGCAGCGCCATCGCGAGCGAACAATGCCACGAAGAGGCCAGCTACTGTCGCCTGATTGACAAGGACGACGGGTGGCTCGACTTCTCCCTCAGCACCCTTGAGCTGCTGCGCCACATTCGCGGCTTTCAGGCGTGGCCGGGTGCGCTGTTTGAGTGGCAGGGTGTGACCTATCGCATTGGCGAAGGCTGCGTCGGATCCCACGAAACCCCTCTGCATCCGGGGCTGCTGCTACGGGGCCGCCGCCAACTGCACATCGGCACCCGGGACGGCTGGCTGGAAGTCTTACAGATCCAGAAGCCGGGGGGAAAGATGATGGCTGTGAGCGACTTTCTCAATGGCTGCAATCTGCCTGAACGCGCTCCATTGAGTTTTCCCAAACGATTCCCACTCGTTGCATCCCACCCATTTCGCAAGCCTGCTGGACCCACAAGCGATGGAAAATCTTGAATTGATCACCGGGAGCAAGATAACATTCTTGTCACATCGACCCTGCGCAACTAGCGTTCTCTCAACGCCTCTCACGCAATATCGTCGAATCGTCCCGGTAACACTCACAACGAAGGCACGAATCATGAACCGTT
It encodes:
- the fmt gene encoding methionyl-tRNA formyltransferase, coding for MASDPIALPALDCVWNDFSPQIECTAIYTQPDRRRGRGRQLTLNPIKQWALDRDLRVMQPQRMDREAIATFEALQCDLVIVMAYGHLLPRRMLTMARRGFVNLHASLLPKLRGASPVETAIVTGESQTGVTLMRIAPELDSGPILDVESIDIKENETGVSLRQRLSAACVPLLQRSLPSLLDGSAIASEQCHEEASYCRLIDKDDGWLDFSLSTLELLRHIRGFQAWPGALFEWQGVTYRIGEGCVGSHETPLHPGLLLRGRRQLHIGTRDGWLEVLQIQKPGGKMMAVSDFLNGCNLPERAPLSFPKRFPLVASHPFRKPAGPTSDGKS